In Anthocerotibacter panamensis C109, the sequence CCTGTAAAAGTAAGTCTTCCAATTCCCGGCATCGGACTCTGCTACTGAGCAGGCTTTGATGCAACAGTCCTAGGTCTGCCTGAAACTCCTCGGTGCGATGGTAGGCTCCTTTCCAACTGGTACTGTCCTCCTGAGCGGTGAGCCCGTAGGGTCCGGCAGCATACAAAAAGTCATTGCGCTCCTGAGCCAGTTGTAGCTTGCGGTCCATATAGGAGAGCTTGAGCCGGTAGGGTTCCTGGTAGTACTTGAGCGAGAGTTCTTCGTAGAGTTTGGGAAAGAGCGCCTGTTCAGTGTCCAGCGAGTAGAGTAGGTCGGGATGAACCGGGGAGCAGTTCTGCGAGAGGCTGAGGATACGGATCAGTTCTTTGACCCGCTCTTTGTACTTTCTAAGGATGACCCCACGCTGTAGACAGGCGGTCTGCCAAGTCAACACCGGAGTAACAAAAGGGTTGCCGTCCCGGTCGGAGCCGACCCAGGAGCCGAAGCGGCAGAAGTTCTTGAGCGAATGGCTCAAAGCGGGGTAGTTGCGGCCCAGACTGTGGGCGAGAGAGCGATGAACCTGAGGGATGAGGTCAAAGAGGACCGTGTCAAAGTAATGCAGGGTGTGGGTGACCTCATCCAGTACCTTGGGCCTAAACTGGCTCACCTCATCGGTGCGCCACCAGATGCGGATCTCCTCTTTGAGTTTGTCCAAGAGGTCCTGGTGCTGCCATTGCGCCAGATTGTCCTGGTCCAGTTGGCCCAACAATTGCACCAGATAGCGCTGCTTGTCGCGGATGGTGCGGCGGACGATCTCGGTGGGGTGAGCCGTAAAGACCAGACAGACATCCAGATGTTGGAGTACGCGCTCAAGTTCCGGGGCGGAGATCCCGAGGCTCTTGAGTTCTTCAAATAACCAATCAAAAGAACAGGGCAGGGGCATTTGGTTCAGAGAATGCTTGCGCTGGAGGTCCTTTTGTTCAAATTGCTGTTCGACCAAATTGACCAGATGAAAGTAGAGGCTGAAGACCCTAGCTGCCTGAACGGCATCCTCCAAACTTAAGCGGTTGATATATTCGAGCAACTCTCGTTCTAATGCCTCCAGATCCACCACTTCTTCTTGGGGGTGGAGGTGATTAATAATAAGAGCTAAGTGGGGGTCGCACTCCGCCAGAATGACTTCGCGCAAAATAGACTCGATCAAGTCGAGATTCTGGTGCAGGCTCTGTCGGGTGACCTGGATGGGGCTGGAGAGTTCGGGTTCCAAGGACATGGCCGTCTGGATAAATTCCTTTTATTCTAGGGTAGCTTTGGCCTCTACAGGGGTTTTCTATCAAAGGATGCGTTTAATCAGCGCCATTCAGACCTAGTGACTTGGCTTGCTAGCGGCTGGATATGACCAAGAAACTTCAGCGGTTGGCCCAGGCTTTTTGCATCTCTTGTAGGACCGTATAGGGGTCAACAAGTTGGCCGTTATAGCGTAAGGACCAGTGCAGGTGCGGCCCGGTAGCCCGACCGGTGGCTCCGACAGCAGCAATGATCTGCCCTGCCTGGACAATATCCCCGACTTTGACCGCGACAGCACTGATGTGGCAGTAGGTGTGCACCCAAGGGCCAGAGTCTATTTTGACGTGCCAACCACAGCGCTGATCGTATTCGACTGTGCGGATAATACCATCGGCCCAAGAGCGGATATAAGCGCCTTGGGGGGCAGCCAGATCGAGACCGGCATGGAATTCGGTGCCTTCGCCATTGGTGACCCGCCCACGCCAGCCAAAAAGTGAGGAGATGCGCTTGAAGTTGTCTACGGGGAAGGAAACATTCTTCCAAACGTTTTCGGGGGTATCTTCTTCACTGGCACGGGCTAGAGGCGTATGGAGGACTCCCAACAGGCAGGCGATAAAGACTATAGACCGCCAGCAACGAAGCGGTTTTTGAGGATTTAAGGCTAGACTAGAAGGCGCGATTTTTTGAAATAGCAAAGGAAAAACCGTGAACGGACCGTACACACCTGGGCTGAATTATAGTACCCAATGGCTACAAAAAGTGCTCTGGAGCTTGATTATTGTGGGGCTTGCCTGGGTTGGAGCGGTGCCCGCCGGGGCTGATCCTCAGGTGGGCCAACCCGCACCGAACTTCAGTCTGCCCAGCACTGAAGGCAAAAAGCTCAAACTTCAAGACTTTGAGGGCAAGTGGTTGGTGCTCTATTTTTACCCGGAAGACTTCACCAGTGGCTGCACCATCCAGGCGCGACGCTTCCAGGAGGACCTGCCCACCTATCAAAAACTCAAGACCCAAGTAGTGGGCGTGAGCCAGGATTCTCTAGATAGCCACACCAGTTTTTGTAACTCTGAGGGGCTGAAGTTCCCGCTGCTCTCAGACAGCACAGGTTTGACACAGCAAGCCTATGGTGCTCCCAGCGGAGCCCGCAATACCTATATCATCGATCCCAAAGGAGTCCTCCGTCGGGCCTTTATCCGGGTCAATCCCTTGCGCAATAGCGAGGAAGTCCTAGTGGCGCTTAAGCAATTGCAAGCGGCGGGGTAGCTCATACCCCCTTCGGCTTATCTTTATCCCCGAGGTGCAGCAGTCGCGGACCAAAGACCAGGGCACCCACCACCCCGATAGCCCCGCCTAAGGTGAGCGTCCCTGGAGCTCCTATCATTTCTGCTAGTTCCCCATGCAAGAGACTGCCCATCGGAGCCATCCCCAAGAGCGCCATGGCATAGAGACTCATCACCCGCCCCCGCTTGTCATTGTCGACCAGCGTCTGGAGCAGCGTGTTGCTCGAAGAAGTGTAGAGCAACATGCCAAACCCGGTTGCCACAAGCATCATCAGGGACAGCCACAGATGGTGCGACCAAGCAAACGCCATCAAGCCGCCACTGAAAAGGACCGCAGCAAACAGAAGCACACGACCCAAGCCCTCGACATCGGGGCGAGCAGCCATATAAAAAGCTCCCATCAAGGCTCCTAGCCCCAAAGCAGACATCAAATAACCCAGCGTCGGTGCCCCGCCCTCTAGGACATCCGTAGCAAAGACCGGCATCAATTGGGTGAAGGGCAAACCCGCCAGACTGATCACCCCCAAAAGCATCAGGATCGAACGGATGGGCACCGAGCCAAACGCATAGTTAAACCCCTCCCACAGACGCTGCCAGAAATGGGCTGCCTCCAGCCCCATCTTAGTCACCGGACGCACCCGCATCGCGCCCAAAGCCGCGAGCACCGCTCCATAGCTGAGGGCATTGATCAAAAAACACATCCCCTCTCCGACCACCACAATCAAGCCCCCCGCCACCGCCGGACCCACCAGACGCGCTCCATTA encodes:
- a CDS encoding M23 family metallopeptidase; the protein is MYGPFTVFPLLFQKIAPSSLALNPQKPLRCWRSIVFIACLLGVLHTPLARASEEDTPENVWKNVSFPVDNFKRISSLFGWRGRVTNGEGTEFHAGLDLAAPQGAYIRSWADGIIRTVEYDQRCGWHVKIDSGPWVHTYCHISAVAVKVGDIVQAGQIIAAVGATGRATGPHLHWSLRYNGQLVDPYTVLQEMQKAWANR
- a CDS encoding MFS transporter, giving the protein MAALARKRHGLDVKQLLRALRNRNYRLFFIGQGASLVGTWMQQVAVSWLIYRLTGSVFLLGLYGFLNQIPSFFLGPVAGVLADRWNRHTLLFITQALSMVQAFTLAVLTLTETVAVGQVMTLGFCLGLINALDHPVRQSFVVDMVESKEDLPNAIALNSTIFNGARLVGPAVAGGLIVVVGEGMCFLINALSYGAVLAALGAMRVRPVTKMGLEAAHFWQRLWEGFNYAFGSVPIRSILMLLGVISLAGLPFTQLMPVFATDVLEGGAPTLGYLMSALGLGALMGAFYMAARPDVEGLGRVLLFAAVLFSGGLMAFAWSHHLWLSLMMLVATGFGMLLYTSSSNTLLQTLVDNDKRGRVMSLYAMALLGMAPMGSLLHGELAEMIGAPGTLTLGGAIGVVGALVFGPRLLHLGDKDKPKGV
- a CDS encoding peroxiredoxin; translation: MNGPYTPGLNYSTQWLQKVLWSLIIVGLAWVGAVPAGADPQVGQPAPNFSLPSTEGKKLKLQDFEGKWLVLYFYPEDFTSGCTIQARRFQEDLPTYQKLKTQVVGVSQDSLDSHTSFCNSEGLKFPLLSDSTGLTQQAYGAPSGARNTYIIDPKGVLRRAFIRVNPLRNSEEVLVALKQLQAAG